The Halalkalicoccus subterraneus genome has a segment encoding these proteins:
- the cysS gene encoding cysteine--tRNA ligase, protein MMLSVTNTLSDEREEFRSTGADEEVLLYVCGLTVSDDAHLGHARVWVHADVMCRWLEHEGYDVRHVENFTDVNEKIAARVGEDDLGGSELDVARHFIEGTIADMRGLNLKRATVYPRVSEHVPEIVALIERLLESGHAYESNGSVYFDVTSFEEYGTLSNQDVEDLESQGDPEERSEKRHPADFALWKAGGVSESAIAEHAKIDHDHPPEGETWDSPWGEGRPGWHIECSAMAMTHLDETIDIHVGGHDLVFPHHENEIAQSEAATGERFANYWLHTGLLETEGEKMSSSLGNFFTVSAALEEFGPDVLRSFYLSTEYGSNQTFSEAAMEEARERFERLERAHERATEAMDGPEARTKVEDGDLRATVEETRAGFARAMNDDFGVREAMAALLELAGALNRHLDSHAEYDYRGLRRAIETIEEFGGDVFGLSFGTDEGGRVELAEDLVELVLRVREEEREAGNYERADALREDLESLGVGVEDEGEESTYRLSERRS, encoded by the coding sequence GTGATGCTGTCCGTGACGAACACGCTCTCGGACGAGCGCGAGGAGTTTCGATCGACCGGGGCGGACGAGGAGGTCCTGCTGTACGTCTGCGGACTGACGGTCTCGGACGACGCCCACCTCGGTCACGCCCGGGTGTGGGTCCACGCCGACGTGATGTGTCGCTGGCTCGAACACGAGGGCTACGACGTTCGTCACGTCGAGAACTTCACCGACGTCAACGAGAAGATCGCCGCCCGGGTCGGCGAGGACGACCTCGGCGGGAGCGAACTCGACGTCGCACGCCACTTCATCGAGGGGACGATCGCCGACATGCGCGGGCTCAACCTGAAGCGCGCGACGGTCTATCCGCGCGTCTCCGAGCACGTCCCCGAGATCGTCGCGCTGATCGAGCGCCTGCTCGAATCGGGTCACGCCTACGAGTCGAACGGTTCGGTCTACTTCGACGTCACCAGCTTCGAGGAGTACGGCACACTCTCGAACCAGGACGTCGAGGACCTCGAATCCCAGGGCGACCCCGAGGAGCGAAGCGAGAAGCGCCACCCCGCCGACTTCGCGCTCTGGAAGGCCGGCGGCGTCTCCGAAAGTGCCATCGCCGAGCACGCGAAGATCGACCACGACCATCCCCCTGAAGGCGAGACGTGGGACTCGCCGTGGGGCGAGGGCCGTCCCGGGTGGCACATCGAGTGTTCGGCGATGGCGATGACCCACCTCGACGAGACCATCGACATCCACGTCGGCGGCCACGACCTGGTCTTCCCACACCACGAGAACGAGATCGCCCAGAGCGAGGCCGCCACCGGCGAACGGTTCGCGAACTACTGGCTCCATACGGGCCTGCTCGAAACCGAGGGCGAGAAGATGAGTTCGAGTCTGGGCAACTTCTTCACCGTCTCTGCCGCGCTCGAGGAGTTCGGCCCCGACGTGCTCCGCTCGTTTTACCTCTCGACGGAGTACGGCTCGAACCAGACGTTCTCGGAGGCGGCGATGGAGGAGGCCCGAGAGCGCTTCGAACGGCTCGAACGTGCCCACGAGCGCGCGACCGAGGCGATGGACGGTCCCGAGGCGCGGACGAAAGTCGAGGACGGCGACCTCCGGGCGACCGTCGAGGAGACACGCGCGGGGTTCGCACGGGCGATGAACGACGACTTCGGGGTTCGCGAGGCGATGGCCGCGCTCCTCGAACTCGCCGGCGCGCTCAACCGCCACCTCGATTCGCACGCGGAGTACGATTATCGGGGGCTGCGCCGGGCCATCGAGACCATCGAGGAGTTCGGTGGGGACGTCTTCGGACTCTCCTTCGGCACGGACGAGGGTGGCCGGGTCGAACTCGCCGAGGACCTCGTCGAACTCGTCCTTCGGGTCCGCGAGGAGGAACGCGAGGCGGGCAACTACGAGCGCGCCGACGCGCTCCGGGAGGACCTCGAATCGCTTGGGGTGGGTGTCGAGGACGAGGGAGAGGAGAGCACCTACCGGCTGTCGGAGCGGCGCTCGTAG
- a CDS encoding CbiX/SirB N-terminal domain-containing protein — protein sequence MQALVIVGHGSHLNPGSSKPTFSHADTIRETGVFDEVREAFWKEEPSFREVLRTLESDEVYVVPLFVSEGYFTEQVIPRELRLEGWDVSAWDSEDGVSADHATLKASDVEKTVHYCGPAGTHDSMSDVIVRRAESIAGDPDVGEGFGLAIVGHGTERNENSANAIHYHTERIRDSGRFDEVKALFMDEEPEVDDVTDFFESPDVVVVPLFIADGFHTQEDIPEDMGLTEDYRTGYEVPAEVAGHRIWYSGAVGTEPLMADVLLERAAEAGADVSGAPDGEREPGAGVAGD from the coding sequence ATGCAGGCACTCGTCATCGTCGGCCACGGGTCGCACCTCAACCCCGGCTCGTCGAAACCGACGTTCTCGCACGCCGATACGATCCGCGAGACCGGAGTCTTCGACGAGGTCCGCGAGGCGTTCTGGAAGGAAGAGCCCTCCTTTCGGGAGGTGCTTCGCACCCTCGAAAGCGACGAGGTCTACGTCGTCCCGCTGTTCGTCAGCGAGGGCTACTTCACCGAGCAGGTCATCCCCCGCGAACTCCGCCTCGAAGGCTGGGACGTCTCGGCATGGGACTCAGAGGACGGCGTCAGTGCGGATCACGCCACCCTGAAAGCCAGCGACGTCGAAAAAACGGTCCACTACTGCGGGCCCGCGGGCACCCACGACTCGATGAGCGACGTGATCGTCCGGCGCGCGGAGTCGATCGCCGGCGACCCCGACGTTGGGGAGGGGTTCGGCCTCGCGATCGTCGGCCACGGTACGGAGCGAAACGAGAACAGCGCGAACGCGATCCATTACCACACCGAGCGGATCCGCGACTCGGGTCGGTTCGACGAGGTGAAGGCGCTGTTCATGGACGAGGAGCCGGAAGTCGACGACGTCACCGACTTCTTCGAGAGTCCCGACGTGGTCGTCGTTCCGCTCTTCATCGCCGACGGCTTTCACACCCAGGAGGACATCCCCGAGGACATGGGTTTGACCGAGGACTACCGGACGGGCTACGAGGTTCCCGCGGAGGTAGCGGGCCACCGGATCTGGTACTCGGGCGCGGTCGGTACCGAACCCCTGATGGCCGACGTGTTGCTCGAACGTGCCGCCGAGGCCGGCGCGGACGTGAGCGGCGCGCCGGACGGCGAACGGGAGCCCGGTGCGGGGGTCGCAGGCGACTGA
- a CDS encoding DUF7545 family protein yields MTITRRELCSLRRPQRRSTISRCCLRAQQIHAITHPLTGRPQRGGSAVEKGTMAAFEERFGAPFAEMTGHTH; encoded by the coding sequence ATGACCATCACACGCCGCGAGCTCTGCTCGCTCAGACGCCCGCAGAGACGATCGACGATCTCGCGGTGCTGTCTCCGTGCACAGCAGATCCACGCGATCACCCACCCACTCACAGGGCGACCCCAGCGAGGAGGTTCAGCGGTCGAGAAAGGGACCATGGCGGCGTTCGAGGAACGGTTCGGCGCCCCCTTCGCGGAGATGACCGGCCACACCCACTAG
- a CDS encoding methytransferase partner Trm112, with protein sequence MKESLMEIICCPIDKADLELDVEERDGEEVLEGTLTCTDCGEVYSIEDGIPNLLPPDMREDAAA encoded by the coding sequence ATGAAGGAGTCGCTGATGGAGATTATCTGCTGTCCGATCGACAAAGCCGATCTCGAACTCGATGTCGAAGAACGCGACGGCGAGGAGGTCCTCGAGGGGACACTGACCTGTACCGACTGCGGTGAGGTCTACTCGATCGAGGACGGCATTCCGAACCTCCTACCGCCGGATATGCGCGAGGACGCAGCGGCCTAA
- a CDS encoding DUF7524 family protein, with product MARTLPVEINRRSVHSIEPGVRQFETSESFTVELTNHGSATHVHLNIDDGLADAISLDGGNHFVEAGRTHRIEASVDQRSRPVSGRLKVVTGYGAETAVIDISLIPPDEPTEKVPVEVDERLSKPKPRTRDQPERTTETTLPTRAIAAGGLVVLALLLVVVGSLIAGNPAVILGAGIVLLAVAGAVVLLYA from the coding sequence GTGGCACGGACGCTGCCCGTCGAGATCAACCGCCGGTCGGTCCACTCGATCGAGCCGGGGGTCCGCCAGTTCGAAACCAGCGAGAGCTTCACGGTCGAACTCACCAACCACGGCTCGGCGACCCACGTCCACCTCAATATCGATGACGGTCTCGCCGACGCGATCTCGCTCGACGGCGGCAACCACTTCGTCGAGGCCGGGCGCACCCACCGAATCGAAGCCAGCGTCGACCAGCGAAGCCGGCCCGTCAGCGGGCGACTGAAGGTCGTCACCGGGTACGGAGCCGAGACGGCGGTCATCGACATCTCCCTGATCCCGCCCGACGAACCCACCGAGAAGGTCCCCGTCGAGGTCGACGAGCGGCTCTCGAAACCCAAACCGCGGACGCGAGACCAGCCCGAACGGACGACCGAGACGACGCTTCCGACGCGGGCAATCGCCGCAGGCGGGCTCGTCGTCCTCGCCTTGCTGCTCGTCGTCGTCGGCTCGCTGATCGCGGGCAACCCGGCGGTGATACTCGGCGCCGGGATCGTTCTTCTAGCTGTTGCGGGCGCGGTTGTGCTCCTTTATGCCTGA
- a CDS encoding M55 family metallopeptidase — MHVLVVTDLEGPAGVDSFRQTRTGRIERKRGAMDRLASEVNACIEGVRSVAPDAAIDVWDGHGSGGLREGDLVGGRYLASGRPYFHLGDHDAVVFVGQHAMAGTPNGPLCHTYSSLSIDYYKLNGVFVGEFACRALIAGRQGVPTVFVAGDDKTVLEARQFVPDIETTVTKYGTGRESARHRDPKEVEAEIRDRAAAAIRNLDDVPPYTDLKPPYSLEIRYLEPENASKIDRAAGWIRRYVPPLRGRLPVAMGVTRIDSRTIRVEADRLLDPDSGLYHRL, encoded by the coding sequence GTGCACGTACTCGTGGTCACGGACCTGGAGGGGCCGGCAGGGGTCGATTCCTTCCGGCAGACACGGACGGGACGGATCGAGCGAAAACGGGGCGCGATGGACCGACTCGCCAGCGAGGTCAACGCCTGTATCGAAGGCGTCCGGTCGGTCGCACCCGATGCCGCAATCGACGTCTGGGACGGCCATGGCAGCGGCGGACTGCGGGAGGGCGACCTCGTTGGCGGGCGTTACCTCGCGAGCGGGCGCCCGTACTTCCACCTCGGGGATCACGATGCGGTGGTGTTCGTCGGCCAGCACGCGATGGCCGGCACGCCAAACGGGCCGCTGTGTCACACCTACTCGTCGCTCTCGATCGACTACTACAAGCTCAATGGGGTGTTCGTCGGCGAGTTCGCCTGCCGAGCGCTGATCGCCGGCCGACAGGGCGTTCCCACGGTGTTCGTCGCCGGCGACGACAAGACGGTTCTCGAGGCCCGACAGTTCGTCCCGGACATCGAAACGACGGTCACGAAGTACGGCACGGGACGGGAGTCCGCGCGCCACCGCGACCCCAAGGAGGTCGAGGCGGAGATCCGCGACCGCGCCGCAGCCGCCATCAGGAATCTGGACGACGTTCCACCGTACACGGACCTGAAACCGCCTTATTCGCTGGAGATCCGGTATCTCGAGCCCGAAAACGCCTCGAAGATCGACCGGGCTGCCGGGTGGATACGACGGTACGTCCCGCCCCTTCGGGGACGCCTTCCGGTCGCGATGGGCGTGACGCGGATCGATTCGCGAACGATCCGCGTGGAAGCCGATCGACTGCTCGATCCCGATTCGGGGCTCTATCACCGACTGTGA
- a CDS encoding DR2241 family protein: MNAPQLDAFVSSASAGIEFDDLTVSPTDDRYRAEIPGDRLETDEKGLRKFAEENPWYVSNWYYWTRAVGPAGARYAFLRWIERADERPVGERYEALSTGVSRSWGQLRITASLGEDGKRRYALRHVDDENSTGLESYSDPLAARELVKHDDRGRYRPLSTAPTLPTGWEYPDLSGDDLVRTVDFVYPATVENWHREREGELDVTHFREAAERQSGIYSIVSQLSVEELEAAAETCCVDSHCLKRRQWDEDEETALDVERGSGEFPCREPCSLFITAARKFVTLGREDTRSYEFDLTPTEKEQIEEIIDAVAEGRTDEIREADLNEGANRYRARYLRARRLEDGELSGTPTYPDDQA; this comes from the coding sequence ATGAACGCCCCACAGCTCGACGCGTTCGTCTCGAGCGCCTCGGCGGGCATCGAGTTCGACGACCTCACGGTCTCGCCGACCGACGACCGCTATCGCGCCGAGATCCCCGGCGATCGCCTCGAAACCGACGAGAAGGGGCTTCGAAAGTTCGCCGAGGAGAACCCCTGGTACGTCTCGAACTGGTACTACTGGACCCGCGCCGTCGGACCCGCGGGCGCGCGCTACGCGTTCCTGCGGTGGATCGAGCGCGCCGACGAGCGGCCGGTCGGCGAGCGCTACGAGGCGCTCTCGACGGGCGTCTCGCGGAGCTGGGGCCAGCTCCGGATCACCGCGAGCCTCGGCGAGGACGGCAAGCGCCGCTACGCGCTCCGGCACGTCGACGACGAGAACAGCACGGGCCTCGAGAGCTACAGCGATCCGCTGGCGGCTCGCGAGCTCGTCAAGCACGACGACCGGGGGCGATATCGGCCGCTCTCGACCGCTCCCACCCTTCCGACCGGCTGGGAGTACCCCGATCTCAGCGGGGACGACCTCGTTCGGACGGTCGATTTCGTCTACCCCGCGACCGTCGAGAACTGGCACCGCGAGCGCGAGGGCGAACTCGACGTAACGCACTTTCGTGAGGCCGCCGAGCGCCAGTCGGGGATCTATTCGATCGTCTCGCAGCTCTCGGTCGAAGAGCTCGAAGCCGCCGCCGAGACCTGCTGTGTCGATTCCCACTGTCTCAAACGCCGACAGTGGGACGAGGACGAGGAGACCGCCCTCGACGTCGAGCGTGGATCGGGCGAGTTCCCCTGTCGAGAGCCGTGCTCGCTGTTCATCACCGCCGCCCGGAAGTTCGTCACGCTGGGCCGCGAGGACACCCGAAGCTACGAGTTCGATCTCACACCCACGGAAAAAGAACAGATCGAGGAGATCATCGACGCGGTCGCGGAGGGACGAACCGACGAGATCCGCGAGGCCGACCTCAACGAGGGGGCGAACCGCTACCGGGCGCGCTACCTCCGGGCGCGACGACTGGAAGACGGGGAGCTGTCGGGGACGCCGACCTACCCCGACGATCAGGCATAA
- a CDS encoding PAS domain S-box protein translates to MKSVRPAEGPIRVLHVDDDEAFLRLTQTSLTEVDSEIHLRQTIDPTAVLDRIGSESVECVVSDYQMPGLTGVDLLGRVRESYPRLPFVLFTGQGSEQVASEAISAGVTDYVSKGSGLEGFELLATRIRGAVEQRRVERALEETRESYERLLETAPDAILVVDAESGRLLEVNTAAEELFGRPREELRGLHQTELHPEDDRGYYVDVFEEHAESSGVIRDDRDLVVVHAEGHEIPVEINAATIEFGDRRVVQAIFRDLRGRT, encoded by the coding sequence ATGAAGTCGGTGCGACCGGCGGAGGGGCCGATCAGAGTGTTACATGTCGACGACGACGAGGCCTTCCTGCGGCTCACGCAGACGTCCCTGACGGAGGTCGATTCCGAGATCCACCTTCGACAGACGATCGATCCGACGGCGGTACTCGACCGGATCGGGAGCGAGAGCGTCGAGTGCGTCGTCAGCGACTACCAGATGCCGGGACTCACGGGCGTCGATCTCCTCGGCCGGGTTCGCGAATCGTATCCTCGACTCCCGTTCGTCCTCTTTACCGGACAGGGGAGCGAGCAGGTCGCAAGCGAGGCGATCTCGGCGGGCGTCACGGACTACGTCTCGAAGGGCAGCGGGCTCGAAGGGTTCGAACTGCTCGCAACCCGCATTCGAGGGGCCGTCGAACAGCGCCGGGTCGAGCGGGCCCTCGAAGAGACCCGCGAGAGCTACGAGCGACTGCTCGAAACCGCCCCCGACGCGATCCTCGTCGTCGACGCCGAATCCGGGAGGCTTTTGGAGGTCAACACTGCCGCCGAGGAACTGTTCGGTCGCCCGCGCGAGGAGCTTCGGGGCCTCCACCAGACCGAACTCCACCCCGAGGACGACCGGGGGTACTACGTCGACGTCTTCGAGGAACACGCCGAATCGAGCGGCGTGATCCGCGACGACCGCGACCTCGTCGTCGTCCACGCCGAGGGCCACGAGATCCCCGTCGAGATCAACGCCGCGACCATCGAGTTCGGCGACCGGCGCGTCGTCCAGGCGATCTTTCGGGATCTGCGCGGGCGAACGTAG